Within the Megalops cyprinoides isolate fMegCyp1 chromosome 10, fMegCyp1.pri, whole genome shotgun sequence genome, the region TAAACGCAGACCATAAGGTGAATGCTGGAGTGAATATCAGTGAATTTACACATATCCCATCCTTCTAAGGTGCCTGGAGAGCTGGCTAAAACCTATGAAGGAAAAGAGATGAACGCACCATCTTGCTCCtaaatctgaaacaaacatGGAAATGTTTTGATGCTTGCAGATCTTTCTCATGTCCTGACAATGGTCCACATATGGAGTGCCAAACTAATCAAAACCTGGAGCAATCAGAGGCTGTTGAGTACTCAGGCACCAAGCCACATCCGGAGGGAGTGAAACATTTTCCGATTCAACAGCATATAACTGCCATTTCAGGAGCAAAACACTGTGTGGCTCCCCTTCTCGTTTCTGCAATGAATACTGGAGTGGCGATACCCTGAATGCGAAAGCGAATCGTGCCATACCCTCATCTCTCTGACGCCTGCGCCGGCTAGCACAGTGATAGACAGTGATTACTATCAGCACGGTCAGCACCACGTCTCCAATTACAATGCCCACCATGGTGCTGGGCTCGATCTTGTAGCAGTAACCCGAATCTGAGGGGTGGAAAAGATGATTAACCATtacatcaaaaaacaaaaaccaaaaaaaaaaaaacccacccaaATCCTCCAGAGAGACTTTTAGAAGAAGCTTCAAGAAGAAACccagtttaaaatgtaataccTGCTGTCCACTCTTTTCCATTCTCAAGATTATCTCCAATATGGAGGCTTAAGATTgacaatatatataaaataacatacTGTGATACATACCCTGGCTTTCTGCAGCAAGAGCCATTTCTTATGGAGTTAGGGGTGGAGGGGATAgttgaagagagagaaaggcagacagaTCACTGTTACTACATTGTAAGAGCAGGCTACATTGACATGACAAACTACAGtatattaatgacatttttgaaaaacgGGCAGGTGAATGTTCTTTCTTCCGGTTTTTAGGGTACTCCTATCAGTGttaatgtctgtgttctgtttgtggAGAGGCGCAGAAACCACCCCTGCAGTTCAGCTGCAGGCTTCCTGTGGAGCGAGTACACAGCTATGTGGGGGCTCATTTCCTGCTGCGGgaccactgcacacacacaggcaaacccGCCCCAggt harbors:
- the hcst gene encoding hematopoietic cell signal transducer, which encodes MAQNALCVFLFLCFYEMALAAESQDSGYCYKIEPSTMVGIVIGDVVLTVLIVITVYHCASRRRRQRDEADKVYMNVRANCKA